The Plasmodium knowlesi strain H genome assembly, chromosome: 14 region CCCCCTTGTacgcaactttttttttataagatACAAAGTTGCTAATAATTAAAACATGCAAACttgttctttctctttttgtaacaattttataaccctcttttaattttcaacatccaaataaaattatgaagttctcaattttatttacgcgaaaaaaatgcagtacacatttttttttgttatgttttttttcgcacGGTTAAGGGGATTGGACGCACAAAATTATATCCGCATCTGTCATTtgcccttaaaaaaaaaaagaaaaaaaaattaaataaaataaaataaaaaatgttaagcCCATCATGTGAAACGAATTTCGACCCAAAGGGGGGCGGGCACATCGATCAAGCTGActgcttcacatttttctttcccttaaaaatggacaattttttcgcaaaaaaaaaataattgcttCAAAATTGGggattcgaaaaaaaaagacaaaggtGAATTAAAAACTGGCAATTCAGATCTCCAAATTGTgcaaatcctttttttttttttttattattatatacataaatgtgttaatttttcatacatttatgtatatatatatatataaaaaaaaaaaaaaaaaaaaaaaaagagctatTCCTCCTCAGCATTTATTCTTCCatttaaatataattttttttttttttttttttttttttttttttgtaatcacttgtttacacaaaaatacaacataCAAGAATTTGTAAAACGCGGCAAGGTTTCCAAAGGAATGCTTACTGATTTTCCTTAGGAGCATAGTTCCATTTGTGCGCACATCACATGTGCAGATGTGCACACAGACAAGCAAACCAATACAAAGCAACACAAATCGAAACACACGGATATACACTtgtacacacatgtacgAATGTGCAATTGGAACGTACTACTCAACAACGAGGGGTACGCACAAATTAAAAGCATTCATAAACGGATATTCACGCAAATTCCTACGTTAAACCAAACACATAGAAGGCGCTTTTCGAGGACGAATTCCCTCCGCCAGGTAGTTCTTCCGCCTGCGTATGTCGTACATGtgcgcatatgcatatgtatacaaacCAAACGTGTGATGCCATTTTTGTTCAAATTCttcactcattttttttctccttttttttttttttaaattgcaaTAGGAAAAACAccaggggaagaagaaaagacaaaagaaaaaatcaactCTTTTATATACGTTtcaattttaaaacaaattaaCACGTTGGAggtgcttttctttttttttttttttttttttttttccaataatgGCGCTCATATTTAAGAACATACCAAACTTTAGCTTGCGGTTTTTATCGATGGTTGCAGGTAAAAGGAGCTTCATCGATTCGTCGTTTAGTCGCGTCTgcctttttccactttcccCCCCATTTGACAGTTTGCCCCATCCACTGCTCCCCTCTCTGCAGGCTCGCTCATGATTACCGGAGGCATACTGAATGTTTTCAACCTCTTCCAAACTGTCATCAATCTGTACATCATATGCTCAGGCGTTCTCTTAATCCTATGTGATGTGAAGACATTCAATTTTTACCGACACATACAATTCTTATTCACAGTAGTTGGCAGAAGCCTATACATGCTCATAATAGGCTCCATCCTGATCAACAAGGGTTTTTTCAGCTTGCTTATAGGAATTAGTATCATtgtaatttcctttttgtatgtAACCCTGGGTTATTTTAACGGAATCCCCATACCTCTCTTGGACAAGAATAATCACATCGGAAGTTTTCCCGATCAGAAGAACAACATCCAAAGTACTTGCTCTATGGAGACAAGGGATGGCTTCAATTAACATATGAAGATTATCTACACCAGGAaggatggaaaggaaaaaaaaagaaatgagcAGGATATTTATTCGCAATGTTAAGCGAAGGCGTGTGAATGGGGGAGCGTTATAATGTGGCTCATGACGAATgtgatattatttttttattttttcattttatttttttatttttttctgtctttTGTCCCGTCGCTGcgtcaacaaaaaaaaaaatacaaattcCGTTCCCTCCGTTTGGATGGGACTTACCTTCATGTGTATTGAAAAGAAGgtactttaattttttttttgtgtccatGCAATAgtaaatattctttttctttttataaaacGCAGCTAGATATCCACCTTGTTCAAAATGTACATTCGTAAAAAGCAGTCTCATTCGTAGCCATTCGGTATGCCCACATGTGTTAATCCCGTTCGCACTTTTCTTCCCAACTGATGTACCACTGGTGCACACACGAACTGACAGATGCCACTCCACATTtgcttataaaaaatatatatatatatatatattcctttcACCCAAAGTGGGCGGGATATGTGCATTTTTACTGCATCCCTTTTATCCTACAGAAGGGTTCTACATGCACATCGTTATGCGGAAAAATagatacatttttattttcctactTATGGTACAGGGTGAGCACATATGAtatacattttaatttttatttttgcgttCGTTCGCTCGTGCATTTTCGCCTACTTtgcgttaaaaaaatggggagcgAAGGCGGAAATTTGGGCAAACCCGCACGAGCATGGGTGGGTTGAAAAAACgcaaaagaagatttaaaaaaaaaaataaacaggagataaaaaaaaaaaaaaaaagtggacaaTGGTTTCCTATCGGTTGTGGTGGGGGGAGAtaattaaaaaggtaaaCGAT contains the following coding sequences:
- a CDS encoding COPI associated protein, putative — its product is MALIFKNIPNFSLRFLSMVAGSLMITGGILNVFNLFQTVINLYIICSGVLLILCDVKTFNFYRHIQFLFTVVGRSLYMLIIGSILINKGFFSLLIGISIIVISFLYVTLGYFNGIPIPLLDKNNHIGSFPDQKNNIQSTCSMETRDGFN